The window CTTCATCATCATGCTGGCCCAGGAGTGGACGCTCGGGCTGGTGCTGCTCGCGCCCGCCGTGCCCGTGATGATCGTCTGCTGGCTCTTCGAGAAGCGGTACTCGAAGGTGGCGCGGCGGGCGCAGGACCAGGTCGGTGATCTGACGACGCTCGTCGAGGAGAGCGTGCTCGGCATCCGGATCATCAAGGGCTTCGGACGCCATCGCAGTCAGGCCCTCGCCTTCCGGGACCTCTCCCGCACCCTGCGCGGCACGGAGCTCGCCAAGGCGCGTCTGCTCGCCTGGATCTTCGCCGCGATCACGATCCTGCCCGAACTCGCCATCGGCGCGGCGCTCGTGCTCGGGACGGTGCAGGTGGCGGACGGCGAGCTGTCCACCGGCACGCTGGTCGCCTTCCTGTCCACGGCTCTCGCGCTGCGCTGGCCCATCGAGTCGATCGGCTTCCTGCTGGCGATGAGCCAGGAGGCGGCGACGGCGACGGAGCGGTACTTCGAGGTGATGGACGCGGAACCGGAGTCCGGCCCGGTCGTCCCGCCTCGGCACGCCGTGGCCGCAGCGGCGGAGGCGAAGACGGGCGCGGCCGTGGGCACCGGCACGGTCGCCACCGCCACCGCCACCGCCACCGCCACCGGCGGACTGCGTTTTCACGCCGTCCGGTTCCGCTACCCGGACGCCCCGGCCGGCTCCGCTCCCGTGCTCGACCGCATCGACCTCCACATCCGCCCCGGCGAGACCATGGCCCTCGTCGGCGGGACCGGCACCGGGAAGACGACGCTCACCGCGCTCGTCCCCCGGCTGCACGAGGTCACGTCAGGCCGGATCACCCTGGACGGCGTGGACATCACGGAGATGTCCCGGGAAACGCTGCGCGCACTCGTGGCCGTCGCCTTCGAGGAGCCGACGCTCTTCTCCGCGAGCGTCGGCGAGAACGTCCTCATGGGCGCCGAGGCCCACGCGGGCGAGACCGAGCTGAACCGTGCCCTGGCCGTCGCACAGGCGGACTTCGTCCACGCGCTGCCGCAGGACACGGACACACAGGTCGGCGAGCAGGGCCTCAGCCTCTCCGGCGGACAGCGCCAACGCCTCGCCCTGGCGCGGGCCGTGGTCGGCAGACCCCGCTTCCTCGTCCTGGACGACCCCCTGTCGGCCCTGGACGTGCACACGGAGGCCCTGGTCGA is drawn from Streptomyces liliifuscus and contains these coding sequences:
- a CDS encoding ABC transporter ATP-binding protein — its product is MPTTPAPADTPAEEARETRPARSRSAVRSLLRLWPYVRPVRARLFTAAVVAVLASCTGLVIPLVLKWIVDGPVADRDTGGVWLGALYLLLLGLAEAALFGLRRWLVARPLAGVEASMRADLYRHLQRLPVAFHDRWPSGQLLSRGTTDLMLLRMFLAFPLTFLLVNGVTILVGFIIMLAQEWTLGLVLLAPAVPVMIVCWLFEKRYSKVARRAQDQVGDLTTLVEESVLGIRIIKGFGRHRSQALAFRDLSRTLRGTELAKARLLAWIFAAITILPELAIGAALVLGTVQVADGELSTGTLVAFLSTALALRWPIESIGFLLAMSQEAATATERYFEVMDAEPESGPVVPPRHAVAAAAEAKTGAAVGTGTVATATATATATGGLRFHAVRFRYPDAPAGSAPVLDRIDLHIRPGETMALVGGTGTGKTTLTALVPRLHEVTSGRITLDGVDITEMSRETLRALVAVAFEEPTLFSASVGENVLMGAEAHAGETELNRALAVAQADFVHALPQDTDTQVGEQGLSLSGGQRQRLALARAVVGRPRFLVLDDPLSALDVHTEALVEAALRRVLADTTALVVAHRPSTVMLADRVALLSEGRITAVGTHHELLRTSAEYAWLMSGTAETTAATTTATSEGDNR